A genomic stretch from Bradyrhizobium quebecense includes:
- a CDS encoding methyltransferase domain-containing protein yields the protein MNRKERRAAGKRRDESAGNAPAFGSAGIGIADLAAGASRFYGMRRFNEAQEICRRILAREPGHVQSLNLLGLMAQAAGDHRSAVKTFAKAIASDAVNAACHYNAGNSYQALDNRAKAVAHFSKALALGMDAKAVGFIMQSPTVTAYIGRIAGKWPLPVTSAELFGTDSVARLARDLFLCAALEATTLASMQLEVLLGYARAALLRRASDQDAADDEIVGFACALARQCFINEYAYGQSQAEGELAGALRDRLLQDLASAAAIAPITLAVVAAYFPLHALLGTEALLRRDWPKAVAGLLKVQLREPREEMAERSAIATLTPIKNDVSVEVMRQYEENPYPRWTINPLTAFAADRARGRTVATTEQQAKLDILIAGCGTGSHAIQIAQVYPNARVLAVDISMTSLAYARRKTRELGLHNIEYAPADILELGAIGRTFDSIESVGVLHHLAEPFAGWRVLVSLLRPGGTMRIGLYSDLARRVIVEARARIAARNYRTTADDIRRCRQDIFREAEQWKPLIGAKDFYSMSGCRDLLFNVMEHRLTIPEIAAFLNEHGLSFGGFEPFDDPAVLDQFRKQFPGTADETNLEQWHRFEVEHPETFWDMYVFTVGKNVR from the coding sequence ATGAACCGAAAAGAACGGCGTGCGGCCGGTAAGCGACGGGACGAGTCCGCCGGAAACGCACCCGCTTTCGGCTCCGCAGGCATCGGCATCGCCGATCTCGCCGCCGGGGCCAGCCGCTTCTACGGGATGCGCCGCTTCAACGAAGCGCAGGAGATCTGCCGGCGGATTCTCGCGCGCGAACCTGGCCATGTGCAGAGCCTAAATCTGCTCGGCCTGATGGCGCAGGCCGCGGGTGATCACCGATCAGCCGTGAAGACGTTCGCGAAGGCGATTGCCTCCGACGCGGTCAACGCCGCCTGCCATTACAACGCCGGCAATTCGTACCAGGCACTGGACAATCGCGCCAAGGCCGTCGCGCATTTCAGCAAGGCGCTCGCGCTCGGCATGGATGCGAAGGCCGTCGGCTTCATCATGCAGAGCCCAACCGTCACCGCCTATATCGGGCGGATTGCCGGCAAATGGCCGCTGCCGGTCACGAGCGCCGAATTGTTCGGCACTGACAGTGTCGCCCGGCTTGCGCGCGACCTGTTCCTGTGCGCCGCGCTGGAAGCGACGACGCTGGCAAGCATGCAACTCGAGGTGCTGCTCGGCTATGCACGGGCCGCGCTGCTGCGGCGCGCGAGCGATCAGGACGCAGCGGACGACGAGATCGTCGGCTTTGCCTGCGCGCTCGCCCGGCAATGCTTCATCAACGAATATGCCTACGGACAAAGCCAGGCGGAAGGCGAACTCGCCGGCGCATTGCGCGATCGATTGCTGCAAGACCTCGCATCGGCGGCCGCGATCGCGCCGATCACGCTGGCGGTGGTGGCGGCCTATTTTCCGCTTCATGCCCTGCTTGGGACGGAAGCGCTGCTGCGGCGGGACTGGCCCAAGGCCGTAGCCGGCCTGTTAAAGGTACAGCTTCGTGAGCCGCGCGAGGAAATGGCAGAGCGCAGCGCCATTGCGACGCTCACCCCGATCAAGAACGACGTATCCGTCGAAGTGATGCGCCAATACGAGGAAAATCCCTACCCGCGCTGGACCATCAACCCGCTGACGGCATTCGCGGCCGACCGAGCGCGGGGACGAACCGTCGCGACCACAGAACAGCAAGCCAAGCTGGACATCCTGATCGCGGGTTGCGGCACCGGCTCGCACGCGATCCAGATCGCGCAGGTCTACCCGAATGCCCGCGTGCTCGCGGTCGACATCAGCATGACCAGCCTTGCTTATGCGCGCCGCAAGACGCGGGAGCTGGGCTTGCACAACATCGAATATGCGCCGGCGGATATCCTGGAATTGGGCGCGATCGGTCGCACCTTCGACAGCATCGAGTCGGTCGGCGTGCTGCACCATCTGGCCGAGCCTTTTGCCGGCTGGCGCGTACTGGTCTCGCTGCTGCGGCCGGGCGGCACGATGCGCATCGGCCTCTACAGCGACCTGGCCCGCCGCGTCATCGTGGAGGCCCGCGCCCGCATCGCCGCGCGCAATTATCGCACCACCGCCGACGACATCAGACGGTGCCGCCAGGACATTTTTCGCGAAGCCGAACAATGGAAGCCGCTGATCGGCGCCAAGGATTTCTACAGCATGAGCGGCTGCCGCGATCTGCTGTTCAATGTCATGGAACACCGCCTGACGATTCCCGAGATCGCGGCATTCCTGAACGAGCACGGCCTGTCGTTCGGGGGTTTCGAGCCGTTTGACGATCCGGCGGTGCTCGACCAATTCCGCAAACAGTTTCCGGGCACGGCCGACGAGACCAACCTGGAGCAGTGGCACCGCTTCGAGGTCGAGCACCCCGAGACGTTCTGGGACATGTACGTCTTCACGGTCGGCAAGAACGTGCGCTGA
- a CDS encoding 3'-5' exonuclease, whose protein sequence is MFDRPPDDDLVVIDCETTGLNVRTDDVVTIAAIKIRGNRILTSEHFGAVVHPDSEMKTEAIKIHRLRQADVEAAPIVWKVLPSFLRFIGSRPLIGYYVDFDVAMLDKYILPLVGIELPNERIEVSRLYYERKYADAPPNTSIDLSFSAILKDLCIPSLNQHDAFDDALMTAMMFVQLRDLAQRGGRIARQRTSPVFNPTGA, encoded by the coding sequence ATGTTCGATCGTCCCCCGGACGACGACCTCGTCGTCATTGACTGCGAGACGACCGGGCTCAACGTGCGGACAGACGACGTTGTCACCATTGCCGCCATCAAGATCCGCGGCAATCGGATCCTGACCAGCGAGCATTTCGGAGCAGTCGTGCACCCCGACAGCGAGATGAAGACGGAGGCGATCAAGATCCACCGTTTGCGTCAGGCCGATGTCGAGGCTGCGCCAATCGTCTGGAAGGTGCTGCCGAGTTTTCTGCGCTTCATCGGTTCGCGTCCCCTGATTGGCTATTACGTCGACTTCGACGTCGCCATGCTGGACAAGTACATCCTTCCGCTGGTGGGCATCGAACTGCCGAACGAGCGGATAGAAGTCTCACGGCTCTACTACGAGCGCAAATACGCCGACGCGCCACCGAACACGTCGATTGATCTCTCGTTCTCGGCAATCCTCAAGGACCTCTGCATTCCTTCGCTCAATCAGCACGATGCGTTCGACGACGCATTGATGACGGCGATGATGTTCGTTCAGTTGCGCGACCTTGCCCAGCGCGGTGGGCGGATCGCGCGGCAGCGAACCAGCCCCGTTTTCAATCCGACCGGGGCATGA
- a CDS encoding putative nucleotidyltransferase substrate binding domain-containing protein → MPKAFDISNAPFDRLTPGEAETLRASLDVAYFRPGDVILGKGAPADALHVIIKGTVEERDEAGLVALLGHKDTFDSRALVHDQNGHAFLARDETLCYTIPRKVALDLIKANPRFAAFFYREISRKLDELANDEEAERFGSLMYAKVGELFLHPPAFLVAEDTIETAGRLMRRIDSNALFVRDGERVGIITGMSLSKAVVLRRESIEMPIGLLANFDIVSVQRTDFVSSALLLMTKHNKRRLAVKDGERFVGILEEIDLLGFLAGSAQVTAGRIDRASSQQDLAIAAREIEAQTRVLRRQGVKVEVIAEIVSDLNRRLLSRLFEMVAPANMRSGGCLIVMGSEGRGEQTMRTDQDNGLILSAPVDVETLQSFRSAFSGALQGFGFPPCPGNVMVSNPAWSKPLADYLADFRRWVALPDEAAHMNVAIIYDAQAIAGDVQLLDRAKAELIDLVRGEQAFLAHFARAIDAFATPIGLFNNLITSEGSGDALDLKKGGIFPIVHGVRSLALEQGLHETSTDKRISRLCDLGILRTEFGRDLKQAFRFMLMLRLDEQLAASAGTSGTLVRPAHLSSMERHLLRDALQVVKQFREIIRHHFKLAIF, encoded by the coding sequence ATGCCCAAGGCGTTCGACATCAGCAATGCACCGTTCGATCGCCTGACGCCGGGCGAGGCCGAGACGCTGCGGGCTTCGCTGGATGTGGCATATTTCCGTCCCGGCGACGTGATCCTCGGCAAGGGCGCGCCCGCGGATGCGCTCCATGTCATCATCAAAGGCACGGTCGAGGAGCGGGACGAAGCCGGGTTGGTGGCCCTGCTCGGCCACAAGGACACTTTCGACAGCCGCGCGCTCGTCCACGACCAGAACGGGCACGCGTTTCTGGCACGCGATGAGACGCTCTGTTACACCATTCCCAGGAAGGTTGCGCTCGACCTGATCAAGGCGAACCCGCGCTTTGCCGCATTCTTCTACCGCGAGATCTCGCGGAAGCTGGACGAACTCGCCAATGACGAGGAGGCGGAACGTTTCGGTTCGCTGATGTATGCCAAGGTAGGCGAGCTTTTCCTGCACCCTCCGGCGTTTCTGGTTGCAGAGGATACGATCGAGACCGCCGGTCGCCTGATGCGCCGGATCGACAGCAATGCGCTGTTTGTCCGCGACGGTGAGCGGGTCGGCATCATCACGGGCATGAGCCTGTCGAAGGCGGTGGTGCTGCGACGCGAGTCCATCGAGATGCCGATTGGTCTGCTCGCGAACTTCGACATCGTGTCGGTCCAACGCACCGATTTCGTGTCCTCGGCGCTCCTGCTCATGACGAAACACAACAAGCGGCGGCTTGCGGTGAAGGACGGCGAACGGTTCGTCGGCATTCTGGAGGAGATCGACCTGCTGGGATTTCTGGCAGGAAGCGCCCAGGTTACCGCCGGCCGCATCGATCGAGCTTCGAGCCAGCAGGATCTGGCCATCGCGGCACGCGAGATCGAAGCTCAAACACGGGTCCTGCGGCGACAAGGCGTCAAGGTGGAAGTGATCGCCGAGATCGTCTCCGACCTCAACAGACGCCTGCTGTCCCGATTGTTTGAAATGGTTGCGCCGGCCAACATGCGCAGCGGCGGCTGCCTGATCGTGATGGGCAGCGAGGGGCGCGGCGAGCAGACCATGCGCACCGATCAGGACAACGGCCTCATCCTGTCCGCCCCTGTCGACGTCGAGACTCTTCAATCGTTCCGGAGCGCGTTCTCCGGTGCGCTGCAGGGTTTCGGTTTTCCGCCCTGTCCCGGCAACGTCATGGTAAGCAATCCGGCATGGTCCAAGCCGCTTGCTGACTACCTTGCGGATTTCCGTCGATGGGTTGCGCTCCCCGACGAGGCCGCGCACATGAATGTGGCCATCATCTATGACGCGCAAGCGATCGCCGGCGATGTGCAGCTGCTGGACCGCGCCAAAGCGGAGCTGATCGACCTGGTGCGGGGCGAGCAGGCCTTTCTGGCCCATTTCGCGCGCGCGATTGATGCTTTCGCAACGCCCATTGGCCTGTTCAACAACCTGATCACGTCGGAGGGTAGCGGGGACGCGCTCGACCTCAAGAAAGGCGGCATCTTTCCCATCGTCCACGGCGTTCGCAGCCTCGCGCTCGAGCAGGGTCTGCACGAGACCTCCACCGACAAGCGGATATCCCGGCTGTGCGACCTGGGCATATTGCGTACCGAATTTGGACGCGACCTGAAGCAGGCCTTCCGATTCATGCTGATGCTTCGGCTCGACGAACAGCTGGCCGCGTCTGCCGGCACGTCGGGCACTCTGGTGAGACCGGCGCATTTGTCCAGCATGGAACGCCATCTGCTGCGCGACGCGCTTCAGGTGGTGAAACAGTTTCGTGAAATTATTCGTCACCACTTCAAGCTGGCGATATTCTGA
- a CDS encoding cation acetate symporter: MKKVSWLLTLLLVGMPTFALAAGTIDGGSKQAINWSAIGMFVGFVMLTLVITYWAAKRTASAADFYSAGGGITGFQNGLAIAGDYMSAASFLGISGLVYTSGYDGLIYSVGWLVGWPIVTFLIAEQLRNLGKFTFADVTSFRLGQTDIRILAACGSLVTVAFYLIAQMVGAGKLIQLLFGLDYWIAVVLVGGLMMIYVTFGGMKATTWVQIIKAVLLLAGATFMAGAVLYKFGFSPEALFAKATEVHPKKIAIMEPGSLISNPLSAISLGLALMFGTAGLPHILMRFFTVKDAQAARKSVFYATGFIGYFYVLTFIIGFGAITLVSTDATFLDASILEKTKSGIAAIKGGSNMAAIHLANAVGGNLFLGFISAVAFATILAVVSGLALAGASSISHDLYGMVIKRGAANEQDEIRVSKIATLVLGVLAIFLGIVFENQNVAFMVGLAFAIAASCNFPVLVMSIFWKGLTTRGALIGGFLGLISAVVGVVLSPAVWEATLGYAKGSAPIKLDNPALFSMAIAFAGIWLFSILDRSKRAAIDRDGFDAQFVRSQTGIGAASATTH, encoded by the coding sequence ATGAAAAAGGTCTCCTGGCTCCTGACGCTTCTCCTCGTCGGCATGCCGACGTTCGCGCTTGCCGCGGGTACCATTGATGGCGGCTCAAAGCAGGCGATCAACTGGTCGGCGATCGGCATGTTCGTAGGCTTCGTCATGCTGACGCTCGTCATCACCTATTGGGCCGCAAAACGGACCGCGTCGGCTGCGGACTTCTACTCGGCCGGTGGTGGAATCACCGGTTTCCAGAACGGGCTGGCGATCGCCGGTGACTATATGTCGGCGGCCTCCTTCCTCGGCATCTCGGGCCTCGTCTATACCTCCGGTTATGATGGCCTGATCTATTCGGTGGGCTGGCTCGTGGGCTGGCCGATCGTGACCTTCCTGATTGCCGAACAGCTGCGCAATCTCGGCAAGTTCACCTTCGCCGACGTCACGTCGTTCCGACTTGGACAGACCGACATCCGCATCCTGGCGGCGTGCGGCTCGCTGGTCACCGTTGCGTTCTACTTGATCGCCCAGATGGTCGGGGCCGGCAAGCTGATCCAGTTGCTGTTCGGTCTCGACTACTGGATCGCGGTCGTCCTGGTCGGCGGTCTGATGATGATCTACGTGACCTTCGGGGGAATGAAAGCAACAACCTGGGTGCAGATCATCAAGGCGGTGTTGCTGCTTGCGGGCGCGACGTTCATGGCCGGAGCCGTTCTCTACAAATTCGGGTTCAGCCCGGAAGCGCTGTTCGCCAAGGCGACCGAGGTGCATCCCAAGAAGATCGCAATCATGGAGCCCGGCAGTCTGATCTCCAATCCGTTGTCGGCGATCTCGCTCGGCCTCGCGCTGATGTTCGGAACAGCCGGCCTGCCGCACATCCTGATGCGCTTCTTCACGGTGAAGGACGCCCAGGCTGCCCGCAAATCGGTGTTCTATGCCACGGGCTTCATCGGCTATTTCTACGTTCTGACCTTCATCATCGGCTTTGGCGCGATCACGCTGGTGTCTACCGATGCGACGTTCCTGGACGCCTCCATCCTGGAGAAGACCAAGAGCGGCATCGCGGCCATCAAAGGCGGCTCGAACATGGCGGCTATCCATCTCGCGAACGCGGTGGGCGGCAACCTGTTTCTCGGCTTCATCTCGGCGGTCGCCTTTGCCACCATCCTGGCGGTGGTGTCCGGTCTGGCGCTGGCCGGTGCATCATCCATCAGTCACGACCTCTACGGCATGGTGATCAAGCGCGGTGCCGCCAACGAGCAGGACGAGATCCGGGTCTCGAAAATTGCGACACTGGTGCTGGGCGTGCTCGCGATCTTCCTGGGCATCGTGTTCGAGAACCAGAACGTCGCGTTCATGGTCGGCCTTGCGTTCGCCATCGCCGCGTCCTGCAATTTCCCAGTGCTGGTGATGTCGATCTTCTGGAAGGGGCTGACGACGCGGGGTGCGCTGATCGGCGGCTTCCTCGGTCTCATCAGCGCCGTGGTCGGTGTCGTTCTATCGCCGGCGGTGTGGGAGGCGACCCTCGGCTACGCCAAGGGTTCGGCGCCGATCAAGCTGGACAATCCCGCCCTGTTCTCGATGGCGATCGCCTTCGCCGGGATCTGGTTGTTTTCGATCCTGGATCGCAGCAAGCGGGCGGCGATCGACCGCGACGGCTTTGATGCGCAATTCGTCAGGAGCCAGACCGGTATCGGCGCGGCCTCCGCCACGACGCACTAA
- a CDS encoding DUF485 domain-containing protein produces the protein MINLARIERDPNYQELVRRRSSLGWRLSLIMLVVYFGFILLVAYAPKFLGTPLGSGVMTIGIPIGLSVIVLAFVLTGIYVRQANSSYDVLVRKIVEENRP, from the coding sequence GTGATTAATCTCGCAAGGATTGAACGCGATCCGAACTACCAGGAACTCGTGCGTCGACGGTCGTCGCTGGGTTGGAGGTTGTCGCTGATCATGCTTGTCGTCTATTTCGGCTTCATCCTACTGGTGGCCTACGCTCCCAAGTTTCTGGGCACGCCACTGGGCAGCGGCGTGATGACGATCGGCATTCCGATCGGCTTGTCCGTCATCGTGCTCGCCTTTGTGCTGACGGGCATCTACGTGCGCCAGGCGAATTCCAGCTACGACGTCCTCGTTCGCAAGATTGTCGAGGAGAACCGCCCATGA
- a CDS encoding MarR family winged helix-turn-helix transcriptional regulator, translated as MENGIANLLGALSLAVMDRIEQGAREVVGRGGETPAALIVIGYGQGMTNDKLRRILGLSHSGTVRLVDRLVSDRLVERRPGKDGREVALHLTATGAASRNELLASRISAVTSLLDVLSSAERKQLGTLIRELLARQDTSEMDRFTICRMCDDRVCTNCPLPTNKGQHLR; from the coding sequence ATGGAAAACGGAATCGCCAATCTGCTGGGCGCGCTGTCGCTCGCCGTCATGGACCGTATCGAGCAGGGCGCGCGCGAGGTCGTCGGCCGCGGCGGCGAGACACCCGCGGCCCTCATCGTCATCGGCTATGGCCAGGGCATGACCAACGACAAGCTGAGGCGGATCCTCGGCCTGTCGCATTCCGGAACGGTCCGGCTGGTGGATCGTCTGGTCTCGGATCGGCTTGTCGAACGTCGTCCTGGCAAGGACGGCCGCGAGGTCGCCTTGCACCTGACGGCGACCGGCGCCGCGTCCCGGAACGAACTGCTGGCGTCGCGGATTTCGGCCGTGACGTCATTGCTCGATGTGCTGTCGTCGGCCGAGCGGAAACAGCTTGGAACATTGATCCGGGAGCTGCTGGCTAGGCAGGACACTTCCGAGATGGATCGCTTCACGATCTGCCGGATGTGCGATGACCGTGTCTGTACCAATTGCCCGTTGCCGACAAACAAGGGCCAGCACCTTCGCTAG